GATCGCCCCCTGTCGCAGGGACAGACCACCATTGGGCGCGAGCAGCATGGGCTCATAGTACTCGACGGCACCCAGGCCCGAGCAGTGCGGGCAGGCTCCCTGCGGGCTGTTGAACGAGAAAAGTTGAGGGCTGGGCTTGGGAAGGCTTAGGCTGCATCTGGGGCAGACGGCGTCGGTGGAGAAGAAGATGTCCTCGCCGCCGATGATGGAGACGACGATCCGTCCCTCGCCGCTTTTCAGGCCGAGCTCCACGGAATCGGCCAGGCGCTTGCGCATGTCGGGCTTCAAAACCAGGCGGTCCACGACCAGATCGATGCTGTGCTTCAGGTTTTTGCCCAGCTCCGGGACCGGATCAAGGTTCGCCACCTCGCCGTTGATTCTGGCGCGAACAAAGCCCTGGGTCTTGAGCTTCTTGAAGAGGTCCGCGTGGGTGCCCTTCTTGTGGTCGACCAGGGGAGCCAGGATCATGAATTTTGTCCCTTCCGGCAGGCCAAGGATGCGTTCCATGATCTCGTCGCTGTTCTGGGCCGCAATGGGCACCCCGCAGTCAGGGCAGCAGGGCGTGCCGAGGCGGGCGTAGAAGACGCGTAGAAAATCGTAGATTTCCGTGACTGTGGCCACGGTGGAGCGCGGGTTTTTGGACAGGGTCTGCTGTTCCAGGGAGATGGCCGGGGTCAGGCCCTCGATGAGGTCGATGTCCGGCTTGTCCATTTGTGGCAGGAACTGGCGGGCGTAGGCGGACAGCGATTCGACATAGCGCCGCTGGCCTTCGGCGTAGACGATGTCGAAGGCCAGGGTGGATTTGCCCGAACCCGAGGGGCCGCAGACCACGACCAGCTTGTCGCGGGGGATGTCCAGGGTCAGGTTCTTGAGATTATGCTGACGTGCGCCGGCGATATGTATGACTTTGGTATCCATGAAGTCTCTGTTGCGTACGGTTGAAGGATCATATTTGACGGATGCTTCTTATAACCATATGAGAATGGCTGACAAGTGGCAGTGAAAATGCAAGATGATCAGTGGTGTATTACGGAGACAGTGATGAAAATTTCGCTTGGTGCAAAGACGCTGGCCCAGCCAGCGCCGTTGTGGATTGTCGGGTCCTATGATGAAGACGGCAGAGCCAATGCCATGGCTGCGGCCTGGGGTGGAATATGCTGTTCCAAACCGCCGTGTATCACAGTCTCCTTGCGTGAAGATCGTCACAGCTATGCGTCCATTCTCGCCCGTCGTGCGTTCACCATCAGCGTGCCTTCGGCCAGATTCGCGGCGCAGGCCGATTATTTCGGCATCGCATCAGGAAAAGACGTGGACAAGTTCGCGGCCACGGGACTGACCCCGGTGCGGTCGGAGCTGGTCGATGCCCCCTATGTGGGAGAATTTCCTCTGGTGCTTGAGTGCACCTTGCTGCGCACCGTGGAGCTCGGCATGCATATCCAGTTCATCGGAGAGATCGTCGATGTCAAGGCGGAGGAGGATGTTCTCGACGAGAAGGGCTATCCTGACGCAGCCAAGGTCAGGCCGCTCATATTCACCCCTGTGACCCGGGCCTATCACACCGTGGGCGATTATGTGGGACAGGCTTTCGAGATCGGACGTTCCTTCGGGGAAAAGAGTTAGCAATCAACACGAACGGGTCGGGTCATGAGCGTACAGCACGAAAATTTCTTTTGTTCGCACGATGTCGTTACGTCCCTCATCAAGGCGGGGGTTCCGGCCAATTCCAAATGGGGGGCGCTTATTCTCTACATGCGCTCCCTTTCGGAGTACGATTTCCTTTCCGCCGAACAGAAACGGCAGATGCAGGCCCTGGTCATGGGCGTCGTGCGGGATGGGGATTTTTCCGAAAAGAAATTCAAGGAAATAGTGCGCAGCAAGGAGCAGATTCTCTACCAGCCCTGGAACAAGAAGCTGGAGGAGACGTTTCGCGAGACCGTGGCCCTCATCGAGCATGTGCGCTCCCAGAACCTTTTGCGGACCAAGGAGGTCCGCGATCTGCGGGAGACGACCATCAGCACCGTAACGGACCAGAACGCCCTGGAGGACATTGTCCTTGGCATCAAGGCGGCTTTCGAGAAGGTGCTGACGCACATGGAGCAGGACACCCGGGATCTGGTCGAGATGAGCTACACGGACTCCCTGACCAAGCTCAGCAACCGCCGGGCCTTTGACCGCTACTACCAGACGACCCTGGTCGAGTACCTGGTCACGGGCAATCCCATGAGTCTCATGTTTCTCGACATCGACCATTTCAAGGAATTCAACGATTCCTACGGGCACCGCATCGGGGATCAGGCCCTGGTCACCGTGGCCAGCAAGCTGACGGGCTACGCGCAAAAATACGGCACTGTCCCGAATCGCAGCTTTTTTCCCGCCCGTTTCGGCGGAGAAGAGTTCGTGGTCGCTTTGCCCGGGGTGGGGCTTGGCGAGGCAGCGGAAGACGCCGAGAATCTGCGCACCATCATCGAGGACTACAATTTCATCATCCGCGACCACAACGGCCAAGTGCTGCAGAAGGGCATCAAGATCACCGTGTCCATCGGCGTGGCCGAATTGAAAAAGGATTGGGCTGACGAGGCCGGAGCGCGGCTCCTCGACGAAGCGGACAAGGCCATGTACCGGGCCAAGGGACGCGGGCGGAACCGGGTCTGCACCATGAACGAGCGCTGAACGCCGACAAGCGGATCCGCCGTGGAAGAGCTCTCCTTGCCGGGGAGCTTTTTTTAGGAACATGCTGGGGATGTGGACGCGGCGGCTCCGCCTTTCAGCGGCTTTCCGCGAGGATGTTACGCAGGCGGGCGGAGTAGCTGTGTTCCGCCACGACGTGTTCCTGCCAGGCCCGGCGTAGCTCTTCCTTGCCACCTGGGTCGGCGGCGAGAGAGCGCAGGAGCTTTGCCGCTTCGCTTGGAGAGGCGAAGGTCACCGCCCGGGCCAGTTCCTGCGGAAATATTTTCATGCCGGGCGTGTCGTCCGTGAGCAGGAAGCCGCCGCAGGCCCAGACGTCGAAGTGGCGTTGGGTCAGGCCGTGGGGCAGGAGCAGGCTGGTCAGGTTCAGGGAAAAAGACGCCCGGCGATATGTCTCGGCCAGTCCCGCATAGTAATCTACGGGGGGCAGGATTTTGGCGCCGGGCAGCAGTGTTTGCCATTGCTCGTCGCCGACGATCGTCAGGTCGGTCTCTTTTGCAAGCGCGGCGAGGCACGCTTGCCGCCATGCGGCCGAAGCCGTTTCCGCGCCCAGGCCGAGAACCCGGACCTCGTTTCCCGGCCACAGCGCATGATCGTGAAGCTTTGCGCGCCACCAGCCGAAATGCGCTTCGCGTCCGGGCAATTTGGCGGCCTCTTCGGCCAGCTCGCGTGGCACGCGGCAGGCCGCGAAAAAGCGGTCCCGGTCCGGAAAGGCCGAGCGGCCGACAAAGGTCAGATCCTCTCCCGTCGGACAGGGGGCACCGGGAGGGAAGACGCGCCTGCTCGCGGCCAGGGGCAGGTGCCGTGCGTCGGCTCCCAGGGCGCGCAGGGGCTCTACGAACCAGTCGTCGGTGACGAAGAGGGGCAGGCTTTTCCAGAGCTGGTTTTTCTGGTTTGTGAGCAGGTGCAAGGGGTTGTCCACGCACCAGACGGCCACGGGCACTCCGGCTGCCTGCAAGAGAGCCTGGTTTTCTCCGTACGGGTCCAGGCCGTGGAAGTTGACGCTCAGGAAGAGGCTTGGCCGCTCCTGATCCAGCAGACGGCAGAGCTCCTGTTGTGCAAGGTTTGCGGGCAGACGCCGGGAGGTATAGCCGAGATCTTTTGCCGCATGGGCCAGTTCCGGGATGATGAGGGCATTCTCAGGTTCGGGCAACCAGAGGCTCTTGGCAGGCGGAGTCTGCGGGAGCGGGCGAAGCCTGGCCAGCAGGGGCGCGAAAATGGACGGAAAGAGGCGGCTTGCCGGGGTGTAGTGCAACACGCCCATGCCGGGCAGGAGGTCGCGTGCCTGCGCGAGGGTGACGTCATGCCACTGGGGCGGGATGGCCGAGTGCCATGAGCCCGGCATTTGTCCGTCGATTTCGGGCACGCGCAGCAGAAACACGCGGTTCGCTTTGCCGGTGTGCCGCGCGCAGAGTTCCGGTTCGGGACCGGGACAGGTGATGAGCAGATCCGCGCCTTCGCCGTAGAGATGAAAACATTGCTCTCCTGCGGGGAGCGATGTAGAAATTCCCAGTTCGTTTTTCAACTTTACACGTATGGGTCTGGCTGGCATGAAGGCGCTCGCTTGGGTGGTCGGGATGCTGCCCCGGTCATAAAAAGCATGAAACAATACCGCGATTACTATTTCAAAAAGGCCAAGCAGGACAATTATCCTGCCCGCTCCGTATACAAGCTTCAGGAAATGGACAAGGCGCACAAGCTCTTGCGCCAGGGCCAGAAAGTGCTTGATCTCGGCGCCTGCCCCGGTTCCTGGACTCTTTATGCCGCCGAACGCGTCGGCGCGGAAGGGCGGGTGCTGGGCATCGACCTGAACGTGCCGGATACCCGCTTTCCGGAACAGGTCACCTTTTTGCAGGAAGACATCTTTGCCCGCACTCCACTTTTTCTCGGGCATCTGCAGGCGCTTGCCCCTTTCGACGTAGTCATGAGCGACATGGCCCCGAAGACCACGGGCTCCAAATTCACTGATCAGGCCCGCTCCATTCAGCTGGTGGAGGCGGCCTTTGGCGTGGCCGAGGAATGGCTGGCTTCCGGCGGTACGTTCATCGCCAAGGTCTTTGAAGGTCCGGATGTGCAGCCTTTTGTGCAGTCTCTTAAAGACCGTTTCGCCAAGGTCGGCATGTTCAAGCCCAAAAGCAGCCGGGCGGAGAGCAAGGAAATATTCATCCTGGGTTTGGGTTTTGTTCCCGCGGCCAGCGAGGCCCCGCCCGCATAACTTTTTTCGGAGGATTGTATGGCAGGACATAGTAAATGGAAGAATATTCAGCACCGCAAGGGACGGCAGGATCTGAAGCGCGGCAAGATGTTCACCAAGGTCACCAAGGAAATCATTCTGGCGGCCAAGGGCGGCGGCGATCCGGACATGAACGCCCGCCTGCGCGCGGCCATTGATGCCGCCAAGGCCGTGAACCTGCCCAAGGACAAGATCGATACGGCCATCAAGAAAGGCACAGGCGAGCTGGCTTCGGAGGCGCTCGAAGAAATCATGTACGAAGGGTACGCTCCCGGCGGCGTGGCCATTCTCATTGAGGCAGTCACGGACAACAGGAACCGCACCGTGGCCGAAGTGCGTCATATCCTGAGCAAGAACGGCGGCTCCATGGGCGCGGCCGGTTGCGTGGCCTGGATGTTCGACACCAAGGGCGTCTTCGCCTTCGACAAGGAAAAATACACCGAGGATCAGCTGCTGGAAGCAGGGCTTGAGGGCGGCGTCGAGGATGTGCTCGACGACGACGATTCCTGGCAGGTGCTTTGCGCGGCCGAGGATTTCCATACAGCCAGGAGCGCCTTTGAGGCCGCGGGCATCGAGATCATGAGCGCCGAGCTGAACCGTATTCCGCAGAACACCGTGGCCGTGGATGTCGACACAGGCCGCAAGGTCATGAAGCTTTATGACGCTCTGGACGACAACGACGACGTCCAGAACGTGTACGCCAACTTCGAGTTGCCGGCAGAACTCCTGGCCGAGATG
This DNA window, taken from Desulfomicrobium sp. ZS1, encodes the following:
- a CDS encoding flavin reductase family protein, encoding MKISLGAKTLAQPAPLWIVGSYDEDGRANAMAAAWGGICCSKPPCITVSLREDRHSYASILARRAFTISVPSARFAAQADYFGIASGKDVDKFAATGLTPVRSELVDAPYVGEFPLVLECTLLRTVELGMHIQFIGEIVDVKAEEDVLDEKGYPDAAKVRPLIFTPVTRAYHTVGDYVGQAFEIGRSFGEKS
- a CDS encoding glycosyltransferase, giving the protein MKNELGISTSLPAGEQCFHLYGEGADLLITCPGPEPELCARHTGKANRVFLLRVPEIDGQMPGSWHSAIPPQWHDVTLAQARDLLPGMGVLHYTPASRLFPSIFAPLLARLRPLPQTPPAKSLWLPEPENALIIPELAHAAKDLGYTSRRLPANLAQQELCRLLDQERPSLFLSVNFHGLDPYGENQALLQAAGVPVAVWCVDNPLHLLTNQKNQLWKSLPLFVTDDWFVEPLRALGADARHLPLAASRRVFPPGAPCPTGEDLTFVGRSAFPDRDRFFAACRVPRELAEEAAKLPGREAHFGWWRAKLHDHALWPGNEVRVLGLGAETASAAWRQACLAALAKETDLTIVGDEQWQTLLPGAKILPPVDYYAGLAETYRRASFSLNLTSLLLPHGLTQRHFDVWACGGFLLTDDTPGMKIFPQELARAVTFASPSEAAKLLRSLAADPGGKEELRRAWQEHVVAEHSYSARLRNILAESR
- a CDS encoding YebC/PmpR family DNA-binding transcriptional regulator; its protein translation is MAGHSKWKNIQHRKGRQDLKRGKMFTKVTKEIILAAKGGGDPDMNARLRAAIDAAKAVNLPKDKIDTAIKKGTGELASEALEEIMYEGYAPGGVAILIEAVTDNRNRTVAEVRHILSKNGGSMGAAGCVAWMFDTKGVFAFDKEKYTEDQLLEAGLEGGVEDVLDDDDSWQVLCAAEDFHTARSAFEAAGIEIMSAELNRIPQNTVAVDVDTGRKVMKLYDALDDNDDVQNVYANFELPAELLAEM
- a CDS encoding GGDEF domain-containing protein → MSVQHENFFCSHDVVTSLIKAGVPANSKWGALILYMRSLSEYDFLSAEQKRQMQALVMGVVRDGDFSEKKFKEIVRSKEQILYQPWNKKLEETFRETVALIEHVRSQNLLRTKEVRDLRETTISTVTDQNALEDIVLGIKAAFEKVLTHMEQDTRDLVEMSYTDSLTKLSNRRAFDRYYQTTLVEYLVTGNPMSLMFLDIDHFKEFNDSYGHRIGDQALVTVASKLTGYAQKYGTVPNRSFFPARFGGEEFVVALPGVGLGEAAEDAENLRTIIEDYNFIIRDHNGQVLQKGIKITVSIGVAELKKDWADEAGARLLDEADKAMYRAKGRGRNRVCTMNER
- a CDS encoding RlmE family RNA methyltransferase, coding for MKQYRDYYFKKAKQDNYPARSVYKLQEMDKAHKLLRQGQKVLDLGACPGSWTLYAAERVGAEGRVLGIDLNVPDTRFPEQVTFLQEDIFARTPLFLGHLQALAPFDVVMSDMAPKTTGSKFTDQARSIQLVEAAFGVAEEWLASGGTFIAKVFEGPDVQPFVQSLKDRFAKVGMFKPKSSRAESKEIFILGLGFVPAASEAPPA